A single genomic interval of Geoalkalibacter sp. harbors:
- the ftsH gene encoding ATP-dependent zinc metalloprotease FtsH gives MEKGPWKQLLILFLLLIAFNLLYVATVPPPPTPLDISYSQFKQELRAGNVVEIWLQGDAVTGRFRQALSAAAPSGRDDKPALFEEFRTTLPSFQDPRLMEELEEGAVIVHVKPEAKPSPWTTAFLYLIPWVLIFGIWWFVLRSMRGKGGPGGFMNSFSKSGAKLYTRETSKVTFDNVAGLLEAKQELKEVVDFLREPGKFKRIGGKVPRGVLLVGPPGTGKTLLARAVAGEAGVPFFSISASQFIEMFVGVGASRVRDLFTSAKKNAPSIIFIDELDAVGRSRGTGLGGGSDEREQTLNQLLSELDGFEPHSEVIVMAATNRPDVLDAALLRPGRFDRQVVVDRPDWRAREEILKVHSRHVPLANDVDLRVLARGTPGMCGADLESLINEAALIAARENAEEVSMRHLERAKDRILMGAERKLMLTEKEKRITAFHEAGHALVAKFTPDADPVHKVSIIPRGQALGVTQQLPQDDRYHYPRSYLEARIAVCLGGRAAEKAVFGEVSTGAQNDLKQATELAEKMVCQWGMSERIGPMAFSRGEEHPFLGRKLATEKTFSEQMAWLIDQEIESILKQGEAAAEHLVKEKAELLKRLADALMEEESLDGERVNEILGLRAKDAAAAG, from the coding sequence ATGGAAAAAGGGCCCTGGAAACAGCTCCTCATTCTTTTTCTGCTGCTGATCGCGTTCAATCTGCTGTACGTCGCCACCGTGCCCCCGCCGCCGACCCCCTTGGACATCAGCTACAGCCAATTCAAACAGGAACTGCGCGCCGGCAATGTGGTGGAGATCTGGTTGCAGGGCGATGCGGTCACCGGCCGTTTTCGCCAAGCCTTGTCCGCCGCCGCGCCCTCGGGTCGCGACGATAAACCCGCCTTGTTCGAGGAATTTCGCACCACCCTGCCGTCCTTTCAGGATCCGCGCCTCATGGAAGAGTTGGAGGAGGGCGCGGTGATCGTGCATGTCAAGCCGGAGGCCAAGCCATCCCCCTGGACAACGGCTTTTCTCTACCTGATTCCCTGGGTGCTGATTTTCGGCATCTGGTGGTTCGTTCTGCGCAGCATGCGCGGCAAGGGCGGGCCGGGCGGCTTCATGAACAGTTTCTCCAAATCGGGAGCCAAGCTCTATACCCGCGAGACCTCTAAAGTCACTTTCGACAACGTGGCCGGTCTGCTCGAGGCTAAGCAGGAACTCAAGGAAGTCGTTGATTTTCTGAGGGAACCCGGGAAATTCAAGCGCATCGGCGGCAAGGTGCCGCGGGGGGTGCTGCTGGTAGGGCCGCCGGGCACCGGCAAGACCCTGCTCGCGCGCGCCGTGGCCGGGGAGGCCGGGGTGCCGTTTTTTTCCATTTCCGCCTCCCAATTCATCGAGATGTTCGTCGGGGTCGGTGCCAGCCGGGTGCGCGATCTGTTCACCAGCGCCAAGAAAAACGCACCGAGCATCATCTTCATCGACGAGCTCGATGCCGTGGGGCGCTCGCGCGGCACCGGCCTGGGCGGCGGCAGCGACGAGCGCGAACAGACCCTCAACCAATTGCTCTCGGAACTCGATGGTTTCGAGCCCCATTCCGAGGTGATCGTCATGGCCGCCACCAATCGTCCCGATGTCCTCGATGCCGCCCTATTGCGCCCGGGGCGCTTCGACCGCCAGGTGGTGGTGGATCGGCCCGATTGGCGGGCGCGCGAGGAAATCCTCAAGGTGCACAGCCGCCATGTGCCCCTGGCGAATGATGTCGACCTGCGGGTGCTGGCGCGGGGTACGCCGGGCATGTGCGGGGCGGATCTGGAAAGCTTGATCAATGAAGCGGCGCTGATCGCCGCCCGCGAAAATGCCGAAGAGGTGAGCATGCGACATCTGGAGCGGGCCAAGGATCGCATTTTGATGGGCGCCGAGCGCAAGCTGATGCTGACCGAGAAAGAAAAGCGCATCACCGCCTTTCACGAGGCCGGCCACGCGCTGGTGGCCAAATTCACTCCCGACGCCGATCCGGTGCATAAGGTATCCATCATCCCGCGCGGGCAGGCTCTGGGGGTGACGCAGCAATTGCCGCAGGACGACCGCTACCACTATCCGCGCTCCTATCTGGAAGCGCGCATCGCCGTGTGCCTGGGCGGCCGGGCGGCGGAGAAGGCCGTATTCGGCGAGGTGTCCACCGGGGCGCAGAACGATCTCAAGCAGGCGACGGAGTTGGCCGAGAAGATGGTGTGTCAGTGGGGAATGAGCGAGCGCATCGGGCCCATGGCCTTCAGCCGCGGCGAAGAGCATCCGTTTCTCGGGCGCAAACTGGCGACGGAAAAGACTTTCAGTGAGCAGATGGCCTGGCTGATCGATCAGGAAATCGAGAGCATCCTCAAGCAGGGCGAGGCCGCCGCCGAACATCTCGTCAAAGAGAAAGCAGAGCTGCTTAAAAGGCTGGCGGATGCCTTGATGGAAGAAGAATCCCTGGATGGGGAACGGGTCAATGAGATTCTCGGCCTGCGGGCGAAGGACGCGGCAGCAGCAGGTTGA
- the upp gene encoding uracil phosphoribosyltransferase, translated as MVHEISHPLVQHKLGLMRRHDLSTKAFRELAAELAMLLTYEATKHLEMESVIEEGWSGPVGVRRIKGKKITLVPILRAGLGMMEGALNLIPSAKVSVVGLYRDEHSLEPVRYFEKITSCVEERIALILDPMLATGGTLVATVDLLKAAGCRKVMGLFLVAAPEGIARITSAHPDVDIYVAAIDERLNEQGYILPGLGDAGDKIFGTK; from the coding sequence GTGGTTCATGAAATCAGCCATCCGCTGGTGCAGCACAAGCTCGGCCTGATGCGCCGGCACGACCTCAGCACCAAGGCTTTCCGCGAACTCGCCGCGGAACTGGCCATGCTGCTCACCTACGAAGCGACCAAGCACCTTGAAATGGAATCGGTCATCGAGGAGGGCTGGTCCGGCCCCGTAGGCGTGCGCCGCATCAAGGGCAAGAAGATTACCCTGGTGCCCATCCTGCGCGCCGGTCTGGGAATGATGGAGGGCGCCTTGAATCTGATTCCCAGCGCCAAGGTGAGTGTCGTCGGGCTCTACCGTGATGAGCATTCCCTGGAGCCGGTCCGCTATTTCGAGAAAATCACCAGTTGCGTCGAGGAACGCATTGCCCTGATTCTCGACCCCATGCTCGCCACCGGCGGCACCCTGGTGGCGACCGTGGATCTGCTCAAGGCCGCCGGCTGCCGCAAGGTCATGGGTTTGTTTCTGGTGGCGGCGCCCGAGGGAATCGCCCGCATCACCAGCGCCCATCCCGATGTGGACATCTACGTCGCCGCCATCGACGAGCGGCTCAACGAACAGGGCTACATTCTGCCCGGCCTCGGCGATGCCGGGGATAAGATCTTCGGCACCAAATAA
- a CDS encoding uracil-xanthine permease family protein, with amino-acid sequence MLSDPSPSDYQFRLRDSLVGAQMLFVAFGALVLVPLLTGLDANVALFTAGAGTLVFQALTRRMVPVFLASSFAFIAPILYGVQTWGVPATLCGLIAAGIFYVILSLFIRWRGVGMLQRLLPPVVTGPVIMVIGLVLAPVAVNLALGRSGDGSAELVARGPALLISMGALATVVLASLLGRGFVRLVPILLGIVVGYLLALPFGLIDFSSVGEASWFALPAFVLPEWNWKAVLFIVPVAIAPAIEHFGDILAISSVTERNYLKNPGVHRTLMGDGLATILASSLGGPPNTTYSEVTGAVALTRLTNPAIMTWAALAAISLSFIDKLGALLRTIPTPVMGGIMLLLFGAILVVGLNSLARCGEDLMEPRNLAIISLVVVFGVGGMTFSAGQFVIEGIGLAGLLGVLLNLLLPRPSPAGRESH; translated from the coding sequence ATGCTCAGCGACCCCTCTCCCAGCGATTATCAGTTTCGCCTGCGCGACAGTCTCGTCGGCGCGCAGATGCTCTTCGTCGCCTTCGGCGCCTTGGTGCTCGTGCCTCTGCTGACCGGGCTCGACGCCAATGTGGCGCTGTTCACCGCCGGCGCCGGCACCCTGGTCTTTCAGGCCCTCACCAGGCGCATGGTGCCGGTGTTTCTGGCCTCGTCCTTCGCCTTCATCGCGCCCATTCTCTACGGGGTTCAAACCTGGGGCGTGCCGGCGACCCTGTGCGGGCTCATCGCCGCGGGAATTTTTTATGTGATTTTAAGCCTGTTCATCCGCTGGCGCGGCGTCGGCATGTTGCAGAGACTCTTGCCGCCGGTGGTGACCGGTCCGGTGATCATGGTCATCGGCCTGGTCCTGGCGCCGGTGGCCGTCAATCTCGCCCTGGGTCGCAGCGGCGACGGCTCCGCGGAGCTGGTCGCGCGCGGTCCGGCCTTGCTCATTTCCATGGGCGCCTTGGCGACCGTGGTGCTGGCATCGCTGCTGGGGCGGGGGTTCGTGCGGCTGGTACCGATCCTGCTGGGGATTGTCGTTGGGTATCTGCTGGCCCTGCCCTTTGGCCTGATCGATTTTTCCAGCGTCGGGGAGGCAAGCTGGTTTGCCCTGCCGGCCTTCGTGCTGCCCGAATGGAACTGGAAGGCGGTGCTGTTCATCGTGCCCGTCGCCATCGCTCCGGCCATCGAGCATTTCGGCGACATCCTCGCCATCAGTTCCGTCACCGAGCGCAACTACCTGAAAAATCCCGGCGTCCATCGCACCCTCATGGGCGATGGCCTGGCCACGATTCTGGCTTCTTCCCTCGGCGGCCCGCCCAACACCACCTACTCCGAGGTCACGGGAGCCGTGGCCCTCACCCGCCTGACCAATCCCGCCATCATGACCTGGGCGGCCCTGGCGGCCATCAGCCTCTCCTTCATCGATAAGCTTGGCGCCTTGCTGCGCACCATTCCCACCCCCGTCATGGGCGGCATCATGCTGCTGCTGTTCGGCGCCATCCTGGTCGTGGGCCTCAACTCCCTGGCGCGCTGTGGCGAGGATCTGATGGAACCGCGCAATCTGGCCATCATTTCGCTGGTCGTGGTGTTCGGCGTCGGCGGCATGACGTTCTCCGCCGGTCAGTTCGTCATCGAGGGGATCGGCCTGGCCGGTCTGCTCGGCGTGCTGCTCAACCTGCTGCTGCCGCGTCCTTCGCCCGCAGGCCGAGAATCTCATTGA